A genomic window from Candidatus Poribacteria bacterium includes:
- a CDS encoding pyridoxal-phosphate dependent enzyme, whose protein sequence is SAQFGVKTTVVVPHGNNPEKNSAMQAFGAELIEHGADFDEALVLCEKLQVERGLYYVHPCMEPALFHGVGTYSLEIFESLPNVDAIIVPIGGGSGSCGAITVAKAINPKVKVIGVQAENAPAIYRSWQAGQRMETDSCDTIADGLATRVPFSIPFSIIKKGIHDMVLLSESEIAEGIRSALRWTHNLAEGAGAAPLAAAHKLTDKLAGKNVVMVMSGANLDTETLKKVLAYQL, encoded by the coding sequence TCAGCACAGTTTGGTGTCAAGACGACCGTCGTTGTACCGCATGGGAATAACCCTGAAAAGAATAGTGCGATGCAAGCGTTCGGAGCAGAACTGATTGAACACGGTGCCGATTTTGACGAGGCACTTGTGTTGTGTGAAAAACTCCAAGTTGAACGTGGGCTTTACTATGTTCACCCTTGCATGGAACCAGCACTCTTCCACGGTGTCGGTACCTATTCGCTTGAGATTTTTGAAAGTCTACCGAATGTGGACGCGATTATCGTGCCGATCGGTGGTGGAAGCGGTTCTTGTGGTGCTATTACCGTTGCGAAGGCGATCAATCCGAAGGTCAAGGTCATTGGTGTACAAGCGGAAAATGCCCCCGCTATCTATCGCTCATGGCAAGCTGGACAGCGTATGGAGACGGATTCTTGCGATACAATCGCAGATGGACTCGCGACGCGTGTGCCGTTCTCAATACCGTTTTCCATTATCAAAAAAGGCATTCACGACATGGTCTTGCTCAGCGAGTCGGAAATTGCAGAGGGTATCCGTTCCGCGTTACGGTGGACGCACAACTTGGCGGAAGGTGCGGGAGCAGCACCACTTGCAGCTGCACATAAACTCACAGATAAATTAGCAGGGAAAAACGTCGTGATGGTGATGAGCGGTGCGAATCTGGACACAGAAACGCTCAAGAAAGTGCTTGCCTACCAGTTGTGA
- a CDS encoding phosphatidylglycerol lysyltransferase domain-containing protein, producing the protein MRLQPLTLNDTPIFDLRAHRPCTRLSHYAFAPLYVWQEHFQFYWTLLSDYLCIFAKQGDDYFMPILPMPCETGNPTYLNVICQAYQFMLKSNRNRHITRIENVPQKMIVFFQKNGFRATLKETEYLYETEALAGLRGDRYKQQRHAYNGFVAKYPSVKLRPYTAADQGACLALYNRWREMRSAKSDDPIYNAMLDDSQSAHRIGISRANALGLLGRVVRIDGEIRGYTFGYPLNAETFCVLFEITDLGTKGLAQFIYREFCKELMDTYRWINAMDDSGLENLKRVKRSYHPCQLLLSYNIHLTEPQGK; encoded by the coding sequence ATGCGACTTCAACCACTTACACTTAACGACACACCGATTTTTGACCTACGCGCGCATCGCCCCTGTACGCGTCTGTCTCATTATGCCTTCGCACCGCTTTATGTCTGGCAAGAACATTTTCAGTTTTATTGGACACTGCTCTCGGATTATCTCTGTATCTTCGCAAAACAGGGCGACGACTATTTCATGCCGATACTGCCGATGCCGTGTGAGACCGGAAACCCTACCTACCTAAATGTTATTTGCCAAGCATACCAATTCATGTTAAAATCCAATCGGAATCGGCACATCACTCGCATCGAAAATGTGCCACAAAAGATGATTGTTTTCTTTCAAAAGAATGGGTTTCGTGCCACCTTGAAAGAGACGGAATATCTCTACGAAACAGAGGCACTTGCAGGGCTGCGAGGGGATCGCTACAAACAACAACGCCACGCATACAACGGCTTCGTAGCGAAATATCCGTCAGTAAAGTTGCGTCCGTATACCGCAGCCGATCAGGGTGCGTGTCTCGCGCTGTATAATAGATGGCGCGAGATGCGGTCGGCAAAGTCCGACGATCCAATCTATAATGCGATGCTCGACGACTCACAGTCGGCGCACCGAATTGGGATTTCACGTGCGAATGCGCTCGGACTTCTTGGCAGAGTTGTCCGCATTGATGGGGAAATTAGAGGCTATACCTTCGGCTATCCACTAAACGCGGAGACGTTCTGCGTGCTGTTTGAGATTACTGACCTCGGCACAAAGGGGTTGGCACAGTTTATTTACCGCGAATTCTGTAAGGAATTGATGGATACTTACAGATGGATTAACGCCATGGACGATTCTGGGTTAGAGAACCTAAAGCGCGTTAAACGTTCCTATCATCCTTGTCAACTGCTTCTGTCATACAATATCCACCTCACCGAACCGCAAGGAAAGTAA
- a CDS encoding YkgJ family cysteine cluster protein, translated as MIQSGKLWHHSRAAESSILRFNTHIGYTMETPIPTAPKLYQIIPAEVCFSCDVCCRFLEADSPLAPIFTEMEKENAVAHGADPTHFRPQADGASAQIQLKRHNDFYICAFFEPETSHCTIYSIRPLDCQLYPFALMFNEDGSEVVLGVDTLCPFGEEHLETETFQQQIRNVIDYIESEEVTAQITANWSLIGDYQETVTIVHKLGRSDLLVAMFEKN; from the coding sequence TTGATACAATCGGGAAAACTTTGGCATCATAGTCGGGCAGCGGAATCTTCTATTCTAAGGTTCAACACGCACATTGGATACACGATGGAGACACCTATCCCTACGGCCCCCAAACTCTACCAAATCATCCCCGCCGAGGTCTGCTTCTCGTGTGATGTCTGTTGCAGGTTCTTAGAGGCGGACAGTCCGCTCGCACCTATCTTCACCGAAATGGAGAAAGAGAACGCCGTAGCACATGGTGCCGACCCAACACACTTTCGTCCGCAAGCAGATGGCGCAAGTGCGCAAATCCAACTCAAACGCCACAACGATTTCTATATCTGTGCTTTCTTTGAACCAGAGACAAGCCATTGCACGATCTACTCAATCCGTCCGCTTGATTGCCAACTCTATCCGTTCGCGCTCATGTTCAACGAAGATGGAAGTGAGGTAGTACTCGGCGTGGATACGCTCTGCCCATTCGGTGAGGAACACCTCGAAACGGAAACATTCCAGCAACAGATCCGCAATGTCATTGATTACATTGAATCCGAAGAGGTTACCGCACAAATTACAGCGAATTGGAGCCTTATCGGTGACTATCAAGAGACTGTGACGATCGTGCATAAACTCGGTAGAAGCGATCTCCTTGTCGCGATGTTTGAGAAAAACTAA